The genomic window TTGGGCTAGCGATCGCTTTAATTGCTGCTGTAGGATTTTTTAGTCGCCGAGTTGAATACGCTATTGCATTCGCTGTGATCCTAAGCATTGCTTTGATTGCTTTCTTGTTATTTCTATAGGAAAGCGCTAATTAATTGAACATCCTGATTTCATAAGAGTTCGGAGAGTATTTCATGAACAGCCCAGTTTATCAAACTGTGATTATCGGCGGTGGTTTTACAGGACTATTTACAGCCTTACACCTGGCTTACGAACATTATCCTCGCTCTGTTATCTTGATTGATAAAAACGAGCGCTTTTGCTTTAAGCCGCTATTATATGAATATTTCGATGGCGAAATGGATACCTTTCAGGTAGTCCCGCGCTTTTCGGAACTACTTAAAGGTAGCGGTGTTATCTTTGTTCAAGATGCAGTGCAATCGATAGACTTGCATCAACGGGAAGTCAAATTAGCTTCAGGAAACTCCTACAACTACAGCAACTTAGTATTAGCTTTGGGTAGCGTTACTACCTATCATCAAGTTGAGGGTGCTAAAGAATACGCCTTTCCGTTCTGGACGCAAGAAGATGCGATCGCTCTTGAACGTCATTTACGCGATCGTTTACAACGAGCAGTGCAAACAGAAGATTCAGAAGAACGCCGGAAACTGCTCACAGTAGGAGTGGTTGGTGGTGGTTCTAGTGGCGTAGAAATTGCAGCAACTTTAGCTGATTTTCTACCACCTTGGTATGAGGTTTTGGGAGGTAATTCTAGTGAAATTCGGATAGTATTGCTCAATCATGGCAAAGAAATCCTGAATGACGATATTAACAATCCACTGCGCCCAATTGCTGAGAAAGAATTACAAAAACGCCGGATACCAATTGAAATACTCACGGGAGCAGAAGTCACTACTATTCATCCTAACGCTATTGAATATAAGCACAATGAGCAAATTAAGACATTAGCAACACATACTGCAATCTGGACAGCTGGTACTTCTGTCCATCCAGTAATTAAAGATTTACCAATTTCCCAAGAGCATCGGGATCATCATGGTCACCCACTAGTCACTCCCACCATGCAACTGCTTGACTTTCCAGAAGTTTTTGCAGGCGGTGATTGTGCAGGACTTCTGGATAATTCCCTACCGCCAACCGCCCAAGTAGCTTATCAACAAGGAACTAATATTGCCCATAATTTGAAAGCGATCGCTCTAGAAGAAGAACTCAAACCTGTTAAGGTTAATACTCGTGGAACCCTTTTAAAATTAGGAGTAAATAATGCTGCTGCTAACTTATTCAATGTTTTTGAAGTTGCAGGCGAACCCGCACATTTAATCCGTCATGCCACTTATTTAACGCTGTTGCCAACACCAATTCATGATTTTAAAGCCACAACTGAATGGATAGATGAAGAAATTTTTCATCACCATATCAACCCTCAAGATGTAGGTAAAAAAGTGGTACAAGCAGTGGAAATAGTCGGTGCAGGAGTTGTGGGTATTTTAGCTGCAAGAAAATTACTGAAAATGTTGGGAGATGAGGATAAAAAAGATTAGGAAAAGGCAGAAAGCAGGGGGAGCAGTGGAAAATGAAGGCAGAAGAAAACGAGGAAAAAAGCTCTTAACTAACGATTATAGGACTTACGCACACTCTACGATTCTTGGCGTCCTTGGCGTCTTGGCGGTTCGATAAATTAAGCTTTTTGGCGATTTTTGCGTAAGTCCTAGATTAATGCCCAATGCCCAATGACGCCACTTGCTCCACTTGGGGAGACCCCTACAGCCCTTCCCTAACGGGACGCTTTACGGCGAACGGGCATCCTACGGCAGGCGCTACCCTCTCACGAATGGGAGAAGACCGCAGTGGCTCCCCCATGCCCAATTCCCAATACCTTTTAACAGAAAGTTAATTGTAAGTTTAAGGGCTGTTAAATATGCCTAGCCAAATCAATGTACAGGTACAAAAAATTCGAGCTATTGAATTAACGGTGACAAACTGCGATCGCTCTTTAAATTTCTATAAAGAAGCGCTTGGTTTTGAACTAATTTCT from Nostoc sp. UHCC 0926 includes these protein-coding regions:
- a CDS encoding NAD(P)/FAD-dependent oxidoreductase; protein product: MNSPVYQTVIIGGGFTGLFTALHLAYEHYPRSVILIDKNERFCFKPLLYEYFDGEMDTFQVVPRFSELLKGSGVIFVQDAVQSIDLHQREVKLASGNSYNYSNLVLALGSVTTYHQVEGAKEYAFPFWTQEDAIALERHLRDRLQRAVQTEDSEERRKLLTVGVVGGGSSGVEIAATLADFLPPWYEVLGGNSSEIRIVLLNHGKEILNDDINNPLRPIAEKELQKRRIPIEILTGAEVTTIHPNAIEYKHNEQIKTLATHTAIWTAGTSVHPVIKDLPISQEHRDHHGHPLVTPTMQLLDFPEVFAGGDCAGLLDNSLPPTAQVAYQQGTNIAHNLKAIALEEELKPVKVNTRGTLLKLGVNNAAANLFNVFEVAGEPAHLIRHATYLTLLPTPIHDFKATTEWIDEEIFHHHINPQDVGKKVVQAVEIVGAGVVGILAARKLLKMLGDEDKKD